The genomic region ACGTTACATGTATTGCATTGTCAATCAATTATGTTAAGAAacacttttaaattaaagattcatatcattttatttattcaattggggatttttattatatccacATACATTTTGCCAGCTTCCATAAATTTTAAGTTGCAGATGTCAGTCCAACTAGCTTTTAATTAACCTTTGTTTTACCTATTCAAGTTTAATTTCTGAGGAAAACAAGTCAACTTTTTGTGAAAGTAATTGGTTTTTTCTATGACTATCAATTAGTGGAGCTTACAAGTCCCATGTATGGTGCCTAAACAAAATCAAGCTGgcttattctttttctctttttaaataacaaataGAGGATTTCTATCAAATTTTCCATCCATACAATCATCCAATTAGAGTAAGCTCAATTGAACAATGAAATcttattagcttaatcattTCTGCCTCTTAATAAACAGTTTTCAAGTTCTCAAACTCAATGAACATTTGATAAAAGGAAGGAAGAGTATTCAAGTTTCAATGCACATGTGAAGATTTAATTTGAGACTATGAAGGGGATGCTTAAAGGAAACTTACTATTAAATTGTTGTTTTCTGGGGGCAAATGTTcataatatttcataattagATTTGCATTAACCTTTGAATAGactttattctttctttgtaCAAAGCCTTTAACTAGACTCAAGATGATCAAATTGCAGGCAGTTTTGACAAAATATGAGCCACAATTTGTCACCTTCCCACGTGGGTAGGATTATAAAACTCTGCTTTTTCTAGCATTGGGAATAAAGGAGTATCAGCCCCTATGAACTTTCCTTGTTCGACAATCCTGAAAATTTGTCATGTAATTGCAGTGTTATGCAAGGTATGAGGTCATTCTCCTCCAGGGGTGATGTATTGTTTATGGTTTCTGCCCATGCTTgcattattagtttattatacTTTCATGATGAATCTGCGGAATTTGGTTTCTGCTGCCCAACACTTGTTTTCAAGGTACAAAAAGGCATAGCTAGCctgcatgcatgcatgtgggcaaatatactatatattttatgaGTTCACATTTGCTGCTCTTTACCATTATAAATGTGTTAGGTAACAAAAAGGTTTTGATCCTTCACATAATAATAAGTCAAGAAAGTGACGGCATCACtctcttttttaatatttccAGTCTATCAAGATCATTGGGTTCACTGTTCAAAAAAGTGGAAGATGtggaaaaatgtttaaaagagCTTGTTTATCAGTTTATGTAAGCTAAGCCATATCTTTGAAGAGGATTGGCCTGACATGATATCGATGAGGCAGATTCATTGCAAATCTACAAGGAATCCAGAACAAAGGGATTGATTTTATACTACATCAGTTCAGTAATAGTGCCTGAATCTGACAATTTGAAGAAATATGATGTATATGGTTTCCAATATCCCTAAGAAATTGTAGGAGAATTCAATACTTTGGTAAGCTTCATGTGTCTTACTTGTTGTGGCACAATTGCTTGCAAATGGCATTGGAATTCCCATGCAAAAAACTGCTGACAGATTCTAAAGAATTTCCCGCATGAACTGAAGCTGTTGCTTTTGATGTGATTCATGTCAATTTCCAACCGCAACTATCATAACGCTTAAAACAAAAGCTAATTACAATCTCTCTCTTGTTGCTTTGTCCCTGAAAAGTTGATACAAATTTACTAAAGAAAAAATCCCACTTTCTTTAGACactattttctttacttttctaaaaattcatAAGAAGGAGATTCTGATTTCATGCATATCTATGCATCATTCAAcatcaaaaggaaaacaagGGATTGAGTtgaaaagtttgaattttcattttatcagataaaagaattaaagtaGCCCAGGAGTAGAGCAAACTATCTGAAACCGAAGTAAAAGGTCCAACTTTCTTTctagaagaagaaacaaagaacTAGAGGTCCAAATCGATGTCTAGGAAACAGGTTTGGGTTTTATCTTCGGCCCcttaagaaaaatataggCCCCTCTGCCCTAGAATACAAGTCCATCCTAACCAGCTTTGCTTTTTAGCCAATCATAAGCTAAAGgctggaaaaaagaaaaaaaaaaaaggaaacttgTGCAAGAGCCGAGCCGAGCCCATAATCATCATcgtattttttactttttcctaACCATGAATGAAACCAAAGATAAGGATTTAAAGCCCCACCTTTCATTTCCctctcttctccttcttcacTTGTGATGAATAGGCTTTATCACCAAACGACACCTTGGGTTTGTTTCTGATACTTATTTTTAGTTCATTCTGAAAACTTTTCCCAGAAAGCTTTAGCTCTCAAAAAGGTATCATTTTTGCTTGATTATAAGCCAATGGGTCTTTGGTTTTGAAGTTGCTTTCTGTTTTTCTGTGATTTTCTAATGATGGGttgttgttaattttttttcctgttttGGTTCTCTTTGGCCGCAGTCATGTCAAgtttgaaattgtttggtTTTTTGGTAATGAATTTGCTATGCTTGTTATCGAATTGGGAAGGAAATGTTGGGATTTAGTTTTTGAGTGGAATTCTATTACTGTTACAGTGAACAAAGTGAATAAAACAAcacatttatcccaaaaagaaaaagaaactgtGAACGAATTGAATTTTGATAAGGAACTCTTCTATTCTGTTAAGAAAGAATTTGGTTAGTTTTTTATCGAAGTCATTTCATTGGTCCATAATGCACTTTATAAGAATTAACTCTTGTTTCTGAAGGTAAGGGCTTTTGCTAGTTGATAGAATGTTCAAATGCACAGTGTGATAATTTGGTTATTGTTTCTTTGCTTTGAAATCCTgcttaaaagagaaaaagttgTCGAATTTCGTTTTCTTTAAattcaatattattttcttaaattgaAGATAGAGACTTTTCCTAGCTGTAGAACAGTTAGATTAAAAATGTTGCATATGCGTGTCTTGTGTTTTTAAACTTATGATTTTGGCCAAATAGGCAGAGAAGACACATAATTGAGAATCTGTTAATCAAAGctaagtgaaaatttgaactCTCAATGATTTGTGAAATATCTAAAAAGCATAATTATCAGCTAAATACACCTCTCTTTATTATCAGAAACTAATGTGTTTGCTGCAAAACAGTTAATATACACTTGGAACCTATTGTGCCTGGCATATCAAGCCTTTAGTTGAACatgaaatattttgatttgcatgaaaaatataatcaCCAGAATCTTGCCTATGATTGAAATTGCTGCGTGCtgaattaaattactaattctTTCTGTATTTATAGAAGATATTAGGCATCTTGATTTTAGAACAACTGGTGCTTGGACATCTTATGCCTTATCTCAAACTCAGGGGAAATTTATGTGTTTGAGCACATCATTCTTGTTCTTGCAGGTGAAGAAACAGATGAAACACTTATTTTAGTGCAGACAGTATTTTAACTTTTGCCATTCAAGTCAACATGACTCCTGTAATCCCCTGTTCCATTAGCAACATCACACTTATTCCCGGAACTGCCTGTACAGTAAGGAAGAATACTTGTTTAACAAGATGCAGTTTACCAAGAAAACATACAAGATATGCTTTACCCTcacaaagatttatcttaCCTCTCTCAACTTGTGTGACACTGTTTCCACAATACAGAACAGGGTATGCTTTACATAGAAAACCTGGAGTACATATATCGGCCACAGGGACTGATGTAGCAGTGGAGGAATCTGATTCTACTGTGACAGACGTTTCAAGTGGAGGCTCAGAAATACAATCAGATGCAGttgaaacaagtgaaaaatcgACCAGCAAATCAGACTCCAGTCCTGCTCCAACTCAGTCCAGACAAACAAGACCTGTTAGAAAAAGTGAGATGCCACCTATTAAGAATGAGGAGCTTATCCCCGGTGCAATGTTTACTGGGAAAGTAAGATCAATCCAACCATTTGGTGCGTTTGTTGATTTTGGAGCTTTCACAGATGGGCTGGTGCATGTTTCCCAGTTGAGTGATAGCTTTGTTAAGGATGTTGCAAGTTTTGTGTCTGTTGGACAAGAGGTGAAGGTGAGGTTAGTTGAAGTGAACACTGATAGTGGGAGGATATCTCTTTCTATGCGTGAAAATGATGATGCTAGTAAACGCCAGCCACGAAAAGATGGTCCTGCCGCTACTGATAGGGCAAGGCCTGCTAGGAAGAATGCTTCAAAGCCCAGCCAGAGAAAGGAGGAGgtgaaaagttcaaaattcgTCAAGGGACAAGACCTAGAGGGCACGGTGAAGAATTTAACTAGGTCTGGTGCTTTTATATCCCTTCCTGAGGGGGAAGAAGGATTCTTGCCGACATCAGAAGAATCTGATGATGGACTTATGAGTATGATGGGAGGCTCATCACTGCAGGTTGGCCAAGAAGTCAATGTACGTGTGTTACGCATCTCAAGGGGACGAGTAACCTTGACGATGAAGAAAGAAGAGGATGACAACAAATTGGACTCACAGCTCAGCCAAGGTGTGGTTCATACTGCAACAAATCCTTTTGTGCTAGCTTTCCGTGAGAATAAGGAGATTGCTGCATTTTTGGATCAGAGAGAAAAGTCAGAGGAAATAAAGGTTCAACCAGTTGAGGAGTCGGCCACTGTTTCTACTGCAGCAAATGAAATAGTTGAAAAGGAAACAGATACAGTAGCTGATACTGCAAACAAGGCTGAGGAAACcacagaaaaagaaacagaggAGAGTTCTGAAGTTTTATCCCCTGAAGGTAGTGCCGAGTCTCCTTCGGTAGATGAggtggaaaatgatgaaacagCTGGATCATCTGGAGAAGTAGTTGATCAAGTTACGACTTCAGCAAATTCAGTAGCTGATGAAATTTCCACACTGAAAGATGAAGTACAAGTAGAAACACCTCTAGCTGAGGGCAAAAGTCCTTCTGCTGCATCAGCTCAAGATGAGGAAGTTGGAGCTATTCCTGGAGAAAATGGCAGCATTGCCAGCACAGGTGTACAACCCGACGTTCATGTTCCCAAGGATCCTGAAGGTAGATATCCATAACACTGGTAGCTATGTTGTGACAAAAATCATCACCAAATGATGAATGGAAACACAATATCTATGATTCTGCATCATATACAAGGGATCACTGTCtgataaacaaaataaatgaagagcTAAAAATCTATTTTCAAGGATTTTGTTAAGCAATGGTTTATTAGCAAGATATAATTTGCAAGAGGATACAGCTCAAGGTTCTATTAAATTAGTTATAGAGTGAAAAACAACCTTTTCATAAATgtactatttttttcttgaattacTTGAGATATATCCAACTCCATTAGTTCATTTCTCTGTTTCTTTTACAAGATGTTTGGGAAGTACAGTTTTTGATGCAATAGAATGACTATTGTGTCAGTTATGGCGTTCCATATTCTCATCCCTAACTAAGCAATAGTTGTTTcgtgaaaaaagaaatagagaaaataAGGATATGTTATTTTTGTTCACTCTGTTTTTGGTATATGTATTTCTTATTGTTGATCTTGCATACAGATACAGTGGAAAACAATGTAACTTCTGATCCATCTCAAGAATCTGCTGATGATCAGATTAAGTCTTCAGGAAGTGAAGTGATTGAAGAAGCAGAGAATCAAGTTGAGGATACCAAAGTTGAAGTGCAGATAGAGACACCAGTTTCTAAGGTTGAAATTCCTTCTACTTCACAAGTTGAAGAGGCAGAACCTGCACCTCAGAAGAATGATGAGGTTACAGATTCGAATGGCTCTGCCCCTAAGGAAAATGTGACTAAAGGTTTATAATTTATCCACTTTCGCAGTTCTTCTAACCTATTAGAGGCATCTTACAAACTTTTGAATTAAGCTCTAATCCAGCAAGGAAACTTTAAAGCTGCAAAAATGTATTGTTTGTCTGTGCTTTTCAATACAGTATGCTCCCTCCATCTCAAATTGAATGTCCACTATTCATTTTGGGATATCCTGAAACTGTGCCTTGTTTTTATCGTTGGACTCCTAAAACTCTTGTATGTGGACATTCAATTTGGATGGGCGGAGTGTGTGTGTATTAAGACATTCATGATACTTATTGTGTTTTTAtacaatatttatattttttttaagacatttattttatcttcttcaatTTATTGATTCATATGCATGAACAGCAGCAACTATATCACCGGCTCTTGTAAAGCAGCTCCGTGAAGAAACAGGAGCAGGAATGATGGATTGCAAGAAAGCTCTCTCAGAGACTGGAGGGGACATTGTTAAAGCTCAGGAGTTTCTCCGCAAGAAAGGCTTGGCAAGTGCAGAAAAAAAAGCCAGTCGAGTTACAGCTGAAGGAAGAATAGGTTCTTACATTCATGATAGCAGGATTGGTGTCCTGGTAGAGGTTAACTGTGAGACAGATTTTGTCTCCCGAGGTGACATTTTTAAGGAGCTTGTTGATGATCTAGCCATGCAGGTCGCTGCCTGCTCTCAAGTACAATATCTTGTTCCAGAAGATGTTCCTGAGGATATTGTAAACAAGGAACGAGAAATAGAGATGCAAAAGGAAGATCTCTTATCGAAACCAGAGCAGATCAGATCAAAGATTGTTGAAGGTCGGATAAGGAAGAGACTTGAGGACTTGGCTTTACTCGAGCAGTCCTacattaaaaatgataaggTGGTGGTGAAAGATTGGGTGAAGCAGACTATTGCAACCATTggagaaaatataaaagtgAAAAGATTTGTGAGGTTCAATCTTGGAGAGGGCCTGGAGAAGAAAAGCCAGGATTTTGCTGCTGAAGTGGCTGCCCAAACTGCAGCAAAACCAGTGTCTACTGCTGGAAAAGAGCAATCAGGTTCAGTGGAAGCCAAGGAAGTTGATCAGAAGTAAGTGGCTGTTTTCCATGGTTCTGGTTTCTTACTCCCTACAATATCATAGTGGTCAATGCTTTGTCTATAATTTGAATTTCTGAAGTATTTAAGAACAAGGCACTTTTGTGTTTGTATATATGTTTGGTAGATTAGGCAGTAGGTTTGAGAATGAAAATCAGTTGTTGCCTCCGACAATGCGAAAATTTCCCTTTTGTATGTATTTGTTCTATTGCATTGCCTTTTCACCATGTGTGCTAAAAATACTTGTAGAAAAGAAATGTGGCCTTGTTTTTATTCCAATAATTTCTTGCATGGTTTATATTCACCCATATCTCTTTTGCAGACCAACAGTAGCAGTCTCTGCTGCACTTGTTAAACAACTGCGTGATGAAACAGGAGCTGGGATGATGGACTGCAAGAAAGCTCTGACTGAAACTGGAGGCGATCTTGAGAAGGCTCAGGAATACCTTAGAAAGAAGGGCCTTTCAACTGCTGACAAGAAATCCAGCCGGCTTGCAGCTGAAGGCAGAATTGGTTCCTACATTCACGACTCTCGCATTGGTGTACTAATTGAAGTCAACTGTGAGACCGACTTTGTTGGTAGAAGCGAAAAATTCAAAGAGTTGGTTGATGACTTAGCAATGCAAGTCGTGGCCTGTCCACAGGTGCAGTTTGTATCCATTGAAGAAGTTCCAGAGAGTGTTGTgagtaaagaaaaagaacttgAGATGCAAAGAGAAGATCTTGCATCAAAACCAGAGAACATTAGAGAGAAAATTGTCGAAGGGAGGGTCTCAAAGAGGCTTGGAGAGCTTGCCCTTTTGGAACAGCCGTTCATTAAGGATGACAGTGTGCTGGTTAAAGACCTGGTAAAGCAAACTGTTGCAGCACTTGGTGAGAACATAAAAGTCCGAAGGTTTGTTCGATTTACTCTTGGAGAGACAGTTGAAGATACTAAAATAGGAACTGAAGAATGACACAGGAAGATGTTGCTTTAAGATGGAACTTCCAATGATACCAATGGGAAACAATGGAGGCGACTGAGAGATCTGGTTGGTGGTAGGAATTAATTTTGGTCGAGAGGAACGTGATTCTTTTTTGATGTGATTAAGCAAGTTTTCAATGTAGTGGGCGTCATTGTATTAAAAGCTACTTCTGATTTTGTAAGATGAGATTAGTATCTTTCCAATTGTTTTGCAAAAATGGAAATACTGAAACTTGTGAggaattattaaattaactCAAAAGTTGGCTTCGTACTTGCAAGAGAAGAGTGACAGCTCCAGGTACAAAGACCTTTACCCTGCAGGCTATTGAGGGCCAGGCTCAGGTTGCCCGCTGCTATCTCCGAATGTGCTGCCTTTCTAACTGTGATAATTTCTGCCCCAATTAAGAATATTCTTGCCCGTCGGACACTAATATTTAGCTGTTACATATACTAAATTTTCCCCAGGTCATTCACAGGGATATGTCCAACGTTTAGGATGAGTGAGATTTTGATTGAAAGCCCCAGCTCTGAGCTAGTTTCCCTAATCCAGATGAGACTGCAAAATTGATATATAGAGATTTTACAAAGTGTCTCAAATTAAGATAGCGAAGCAAACACATAAGGAGCCGGAGGGCTTTCTTGATTtctcatcaactattacatgAAGTCACATTCCTGAATCTGTTTCTCCTACAGAGCCACACCTGCCACCTCCAGTACCAAAATCAAGGGGAGTTAAAAGGATCATCCTTTTTGTTCGTTTAATGTGAGATATACTTCAAGCATGGTCTCGATGAGCATTCAGGCAGTTAAATGTCTTTTCCCCTACTCCTTTTGGGTACAAATCGCCAGAGGTCCACAGCAATATCCACCTCTTTTTTCTTGTGAAACTTGTATAGTTGGGGAACATCAAAACGGAGCTGGTCATAAAATGGGGTGgggaagagaaaaaataggaagcaaatattttaataaaaattagagTAAAAGCAATTTCAAAGAGTGCAATGCAAGCAACAAGCAGTAGAATATATGCCTAAGCCCAGATCATGCTGACAGCTTACTCAGCAAACCATCAGCATAATCTCATCTGTGAAGGCT from Theobroma cacao cultivar B97-61/B2 chromosome 9, Criollo_cocoa_genome_V2, whole genome shotgun sequence harbors:
- the LOC18588557 gene encoding uncharacterized protein LOC18588557 isoform X1, encoding MTPVIPCSISNITLIPGTACTVRKNTCLTRCSLPRKHTRYALPSQRFILPLSTCVTLFPQYRTGYALHRKPGVHISATGTDVAVEESDSTVTDVSSGGSEIQSDAVETSEKSTSKSDSSPAPTQSRQTRPVRKSEMPPIKNEELIPGAMFTGKVRSIQPFGAFVDFGAFTDGLVHVSQLSDSFVKDVASFVSVGQEVKVRLVEVNTDSGRISLSMRENDDASKRQPRKDGPAATDRARPARKNASKPSQRKEEVKSSKFVKGQDLEGTVKNLTRSGAFISLPEGEEGFLPTSEESDDGLMSMMGGSSLQVGQEVNVRVLRISRGRVTLTMKKEEDDNKLDSQLSQGVVHTATNPFVLAFRENKEIAAFLDQREKSEEIKVQPVEESATVSTAANEIVEKETDTVADTANKAEETTEKETEESSEVLSPEGSAESPSVDEVENDETAGSSGEVVDQVTTSANSVADEISTLKDEVQVETPLAEGKSPSAASAQDEEVGAIPGENGSIASTGVQPDVHVPKDPEDTVENNVTSDPSQESADDQIKSSGSEVIEEAENQVEDTKVEVQIETPVSKVEIPSTSQVEEAEPAPQKNDEVTDSNGSAPKENVTKAATISPALVKQLREETGAGMMDCKKALSETGGDIVKAQEFLRKKGLASAEKKASRVTAEGRIGSYIHDSRIGVLVEVNCETDFVSRGDIFKELVDDLAMQVAACSQVQYLVPEDVPEDIVNKEREIEMQKEDLLSKPEQIRSKIVEGRIRKRLEDLALLEQSYIKNDKVVVKDWVKQTIATIGENIKVKRFVRFNLGEGLEKKSQDFAAEVAAQTAAKPVSTAGKEQSGSVEAKEVDQKPTVAVSAALVKQLRDETGAGMMDCKKALTETGGDLEKAQEYLRKKGLSTADKKSSRLAAEGRIGSYIHDSRIGVLIEVNCETDFVGRSEKFKELVDDLAMQVVACPQVQFVSIEEVPESVVSKEKELEMQREDLASKPENIREKIVEGRVSKRLGELALLEQPFIKDDSVLVKDLVKQTVAALGENIKVRRFVRFTLGETVEDTKIGTEE
- the LOC18588557 gene encoding uncharacterized protein LOC18588557 isoform X2 is translated as MTPVIPCSISNITLIPGTACTVRKNTCLTRCSLPRKHTRYALPSQRFILPLSTCVTLFPQYRTGYALHRKPGVHISATGTDVAVEESDSTVTDVSSGGSEIQSDAVETSEKSTSKSDSSPAPTQSRQTRPVRKSEMPPIKNEELIPGAMFTGKVRSIQPFGAFVDFGAFTDGLVHVSQLSDSFVKDVASFVSVGQEVKVRLVEVNTDSGRISLSMRENDDASKRQPRKDGPAATDRARPARKNASKPSQRKEEVKSSKFVKGQDLEGTVKNLTRSGAFISLPEGEEGFLPTSEESDDGLMSMMGGSSLQVGQEVNVRVLRISRGRVTLTMKKEEDDNKLDSQLSQGVVHTATNPFVLAFRENKEIAAFLDQREKSEEIKVQPVEESATVSTAANEIVEKETDTVADTANKAEETTEKETEESSEVLSPEGSAESPSVDEVENDETAGSSGEVVDQVTTSANSVADEISTLKDEVQVETPLAEGKSPSAASAQDEEVGAIPGENGSIASTGVQPDVHVPKDPEDTVENNVTSDPSQESADDQIKSSGSEVIEEAENQVEDTKVEVQIETPVSKVEIPSTSQVEEAEPAPQKNDEVTDSNGSAPKENVTKATISPALVKQLREETGAGMMDCKKALSETGGDIVKAQEFLRKKGLASAEKKASRVTAEGRIGSYIHDSRIGVLVEVNCETDFVSRGDIFKELVDDLAMQVAACSQVQYLVPEDVPEDIVNKEREIEMQKEDLLSKPEQIRSKIVEGRIRKRLEDLALLEQSYIKNDKVVVKDWVKQTIATIGENIKVKRFVRFNLGEGLEKKSQDFAAEVAAQTAAKPVSTAGKEQSGSVEAKEVDQKPTVAVSAALVKQLRDETGAGMMDCKKALTETGGDLEKAQEYLRKKGLSTADKKSSRLAAEGRIGSYIHDSRIGVLIEVNCETDFVGRSEKFKELVDDLAMQVVACPQVQFVSIEEVPESVVSKEKELEMQREDLASKPENIREKIVEGRVSKRLGELALLEQPFIKDDSVLVKDLVKQTVAALGENIKVRRFVRFTLGETVEDTKIGTEE